One window of Perca flavescens isolate YP-PL-M2 chromosome 15, PFLA_1.0, whole genome shotgun sequence genomic DNA carries:
- the LOC114569784 gene encoding ethanolamine-phosphate cytidylyltransferase isoform X1 — protein MIKNGHHHHHQVNTAAGKDAGTTPGTAACSPEKRRRRIRVWCDGCYDMVHYGHSNQLRQAKAMGDYLIVGVHTDSEIAKHKGPPVFTQAERYKMVRAIKWVDEVVEGAPYVTTLQTLDKYNCDFCVHGDDITLTVDGKDTYEEVKKSGRYRECKRTQGVSTTDLVGRMLLMTKAHHSNIDSSDYQQHTDNFGKGSHGQKGHSPWTGVSQFLQTSQKIIQFASGQEPQPGDTIIYVAGAFDLFHIGHVDFLEAVHKLAEKPYIIVGLHFDQEVNRYKGKNYPIMNVHERTLSVLACRYVSEVVIGAPFAVTKDLLDHFKVDLVCHGKTEIYPDKDGSDPYAEPRREGILRTVDSVNSLTTDAIVQRIIKNRLLFEARNQKKEANEIAVIQAMKRQEEEKTKERAQAVL, from the exons ATGATCAAGAACggacatcaccaccaccaccaagtGAACACAGCAGCCGGGAAAGACGCAGGGACGACCCCAGGCACCGCAGCTTGCAGTCCCGAGAAGAGGAGGCGAAGAATCCGGGTGTGGTGCGATGGCTG CTATGACATGGTCCATTATGGCCACTCCAACCAGCTGCGACAGGCCAAGGCCATGGGAGATTACCTCATCGTTGGAGTACACACAGATA gtgAGATTGCGAAGCACAAGGGTCCGCCAGTCTTCACTCAGGCAGAAAGATATAAGATGGTGCGGGCCATAAAATGGGTGGATGAAGTTGTGGAAGGAGCGCCTTATGTCACCACCCTCCAGACCCTCGACAAGTACAACTGTGACTTCTGTGTGCACGGAG ATGATATAACACTAACAGTGGATGGGAAAGACACATatgaggaggtgaagaagtCAGGGCGGTACAG GGAGTGTAAGAGAACCCAGGGAGTTTCAACCACAGATCTGGTTGGCAGAATGCTACTGATGACCAAAGCACATCACAGCAACATT GATAGTTCAGACTATCAGCAGCACACAGACAACTTTGGAAAG GGCTCACATGGTCAGAAGGGCCACAGTCCCTGGACAGGGGTGTCTCAGTTCCTGCAGACTTCACAGAAGATCATCCAGTTTGCTTCAGGCCAGGAGCCTCAACCCGGAGACACCATCATCTATGTGGCAGGAGCCTTTGACCTCTTCC ACATTGGCCATGTGGACTTCCTGGAAGCAGTGCATAAGCTCGCAGAAAAGCCATACATTATAGTGGGGTTGCACTTTGATCAG GAGGTAAACCGCTACAAAGGGAAAAACTACCCCATCATGAATGTCCACGAGAGAACGCTCAGCGTCCTGGCTTGTCGA TATGTGTCAGAAGTAGTGATTGGTGCACCCTTTGCAGTCACAAAAGATTTACTGGACCATTTTAAG GTGGATCTTGTATGCCATGGAAAGACAGAAATATATCCTGACAAGGATGGATCCGACCCTTATGCT GAGCCGAGAAGAGAAGGAATCCTGCGTACCGTTGACAGTGTCAACAGCCTCACTACAGATGCCATTGTGCAGAGGATAATCaaaaacag GTTGCTATTTGAAGCAAGGAACCAGAAGAAAGAGGCCAACGAGATTGCTGTGATCCAGGCCATGAAGCGACAAGAGGAGGAAAAGACTAAAGAAAGAGCGCAGGCTGTGCTGTAG
- the LOC114569784 gene encoding ethanolamine-phosphate cytidylyltransferase isoform X2, with amino-acid sequence MIKNGHHHHHQVNTAAGKDAGTTPGTAACSPEKRRRRIRVWCDGCYDMVHYGHSNQLRQAKAMGDYLIVGVHTDSEIAKHKGPPVFTQAERYKMVRAIKWVDEVVEGAPYVTTLQTLDKYNCDFCVHGDDITLTVDGKDTYEEVKKSGRYRECKRTQGVSTTDLVGRMLLMTKAHHSNIDSSDYQQHTDNFGKKGHSPWTGVSQFLQTSQKIIQFASGQEPQPGDTIIYVAGAFDLFHIGHVDFLEAVHKLAEKPYIIVGLHFDQEVNRYKGKNYPIMNVHERTLSVLACRYVSEVVIGAPFAVTKDLLDHFKVDLVCHGKTEIYPDKDGSDPYAEPRREGILRTVDSVNSLTTDAIVQRIIKNRLLFEARNQKKEANEIAVIQAMKRQEEEKTKERAQAVL; translated from the exons ATGATCAAGAACggacatcaccaccaccaccaagtGAACACAGCAGCCGGGAAAGACGCAGGGACGACCCCAGGCACCGCAGCTTGCAGTCCCGAGAAGAGGAGGCGAAGAATCCGGGTGTGGTGCGATGGCTG CTATGACATGGTCCATTATGGCCACTCCAACCAGCTGCGACAGGCCAAGGCCATGGGAGATTACCTCATCGTTGGAGTACACACAGATA gtgAGATTGCGAAGCACAAGGGTCCGCCAGTCTTCACTCAGGCAGAAAGATATAAGATGGTGCGGGCCATAAAATGGGTGGATGAAGTTGTGGAAGGAGCGCCTTATGTCACCACCCTCCAGACCCTCGACAAGTACAACTGTGACTTCTGTGTGCACGGAG ATGATATAACACTAACAGTGGATGGGAAAGACACATatgaggaggtgaagaagtCAGGGCGGTACAG GGAGTGTAAGAGAACCCAGGGAGTTTCAACCACAGATCTGGTTGGCAGAATGCTACTGATGACCAAAGCACATCACAGCAACATT GATAGTTCAGACTATCAGCAGCACACAGACAACTTTGGAAAG AAGGGCCACAGTCCCTGGACAGGGGTGTCTCAGTTCCTGCAGACTTCACAGAAGATCATCCAGTTTGCTTCAGGCCAGGAGCCTCAACCCGGAGACACCATCATCTATGTGGCAGGAGCCTTTGACCTCTTCC ACATTGGCCATGTGGACTTCCTGGAAGCAGTGCATAAGCTCGCAGAAAAGCCATACATTATAGTGGGGTTGCACTTTGATCAG GAGGTAAACCGCTACAAAGGGAAAAACTACCCCATCATGAATGTCCACGAGAGAACGCTCAGCGTCCTGGCTTGTCGA TATGTGTCAGAAGTAGTGATTGGTGCACCCTTTGCAGTCACAAAAGATTTACTGGACCATTTTAAG GTGGATCTTGTATGCCATGGAAAGACAGAAATATATCCTGACAAGGATGGATCCGACCCTTATGCT GAGCCGAGAAGAGAAGGAATCCTGCGTACCGTTGACAGTGTCAACAGCCTCACTACAGATGCCATTGTGCAGAGGATAATCaaaaacag GTTGCTATTTGAAGCAAGGAACCAGAAGAAAGAGGCCAACGAGATTGCTGTGATCCAGGCCATGAAGCGACAAGAGGAGGAAAAGACTAAAGAAAGAGCGCAGGCTGTGCTGTAG